Part of the Woronichinia naegeliana WA131 genome, GAAAATTCTCATTTGCTAAAAACTGCATTAACTGGCCTCACGAGAGATGGGTAGTGGATATAAAGTCAGATCTCGTATGGATTCGCTGGCAAATGCAAAAATAGCTTTTAGGGAATCAGGAGTGAGGGTAGGATAGTTTTCTAAAATTTGTTGTTCTGTCCAACCGACGGCGAATAATCCTAAGATAAATTCTACGGAAAGTCGGGTTCCTTTAATGACGGGTTTACCGACTAATATGTTTGGATCAGAGTGAATATAAGTTTCCCAATTCATTATTGATGGCTCCTTATTTAGGGGACTTAGGGACGATAGTTTGGTTTTTTAAGTTCAGGAAAAGGCTAATTCTTTTTGCTCAATCGGATGGTGATATAAAACCATTAACTGATTTTGATTTAAGGTCTCTAGGGCATAGGCGCGTCCATTGAGGTCACTAAATTCGACTTCAAAAACATCGGGTTCATAAACTTCGACAATGGTTCCAACTTGACCGCGATAAAGTTGGCAATGGGGAATATTTTCTAAGAGGGCAACAACATCTAATAGTTTCATAATTATATTTTCCCTTTTTGGGGAACGATATAATACCAAATCCGTTCTGTGAAACATCATTAATATTTTGTAGGGGTTTGGTTTCCAAATCCATAGAGTGTAAGACTTGGAGACCAAGCCTCTACCTTAAATTAAAACGGAAAGTCGGGTTCCTTTAATGATAGGTTTGCCGACTAATATATTTGGATCGGAGTGAATATAACTTTCCCAATTCATTTTAACCGTCTTTAAATTGCAGTAATCCCATTAATAAATTGCGGTTATAAATTTTACTTTGCCATCTTTAAGATCGATGCGCTTTAGTAGCTCTGCGGATGAGCTTGCATCGGCGAGGAGACGATCGCCTTGTAATGCGACCCAGCGACCTTGATATTGTTTGCGATTTGCTTTGATCCAGTTTTGGCTTAGTGCTGTGTTGGGATCGGGCGATCGCTTGACAAGGTTGATTTTAGTTTCTGGAACGGTTTTTTGTGTCATGGTTTTGGACGGCTAAACACCTGATTTTATTATACTCTGCTAAATTGCATCAAAAAGCCTCGTAATTGCATTAGGTATTTTCGCTACTGTTCAGAGTGGATAGGGTGCGACTTTTAGTTGATGAAGGAAAAGAAAAGTGTTAACATGAGATGAAAAGTGACAAAGAGGAAACAATGATGACAGCAAAACTAATTAATGTAGAGGGTTCAAAGATAAAAATAGAACTAACATTAGAACTAAGTCGTTCAATGTTGGATACAGAAATAAATATTCAAAAAGGCTTAAACGAAGTAGGTTGCATCGCCAGCAAAGAAGCCTTGAAATATTTAGATACAGATGGTTCACCCTTAAAAATCGGTGAAGAAATCTGGAAGAGTAAGGGAGAGCAACCGAAAGAATATCAAACACCTTATGGTGAGGTTATAGTGAATCGTCATGTATATCAGCGTTCACCTTTGAGGAAAAACGTATTGCCCCTTAGAAAGAGAAGCAAGGATAATCATAACATCAACGCCATTATTGGCAAAACAGGTATCCTCAAAAATGTCAGGGATGGCAGGCAAAGAGGTGAAAAATGATTTATTAGAAAATCATGGTAGAAAAGTAGCGCTATCCTATATCCAAAGATTGAGTGAAGCAGTAGGAAGTGTGGTACAGGCAAAAGAAGAAGCGTGGAGTTATGCCCCGCCCAAGGAGGATAGCCAAATTGCAACAGTGGGAATAGGATTAGATGGAACCTGTATGCTGATGTGTGAGGATGGCTACCGTGAAGCAATGGTGGGAACCGTTTCCCTATACGATAGTGAGGGAGAACGTCAACATACAATCTATCTAGGTGCGGCACCAGAGTATGGAAAAAAGAGTTTTCTAGAAAGATTAGAAAGAGAAATTGAGCGAGCGAAAAAACGTTATCCAGAGGCAACATTGGTCGGGATAGCAGACGGGGCAGAATCAAATTGGAAGTTTTTAGAAAAGCAAACGGAAGAACAGATATTAGATTTCTATCATGCCTCTGGTTACTTAGGTGCCTTGGCAGAAGCGTTGCATCCGAATACAGTGTCAAAACAAAAAGAATGGTTGACTGAAAATTGTCGAGAACTCAAGCATGAAAAAGGAAAAGCAGGAGAACTGCTAAATCTGATGAAAGAAGTCAAAGAAGAAAAAAGTCATTCTAAGAATCTTACCGAGAAACTACAAGCGGCGATTACTTATTACGAGAATCATCAGCATCAAATGGATTATGCTGAATACTTAGAGAAAAAGTATCCGATTGGTTCAGGTGTTACGGAAGCAGCTTGTAAGACGTTGGTCAAACAACGATTATGTTGTTCAGGGATGCGATGGAAGGAAAAAGGAGCAGGAATTATTTTGAGCCTACGAGCTTTGGTATTGACCAAGGAACGATGGAGTCAATTTTGGGCAAAACTTGATCAATATGGGTTCCCTGTAGAACCCTGATTACAACAGCTTTTATCAACTAAAGGTCGCACCCAGTGGATATAAGTTTCCCAATTCATTTTAATTCTCCTTAAAAAGTTATGATCCTCCCAATCCTCCTCATCACCCCCATCCTCCCCATCCTCCCCATCCTCCCCAATCTCCCCCTCACCCCGTCCCCAAAGCCTCCAAAACTTCGTCAACGGTTATGCCGAAAAGTTGGGCTAGAGCTTCTAAAATGCTGGGGTCTTGGGTAGTTTGATAAAGGCGAATTAAGGCTGGAATAGAAAAGGTTTCTAGGTTATATTGATCGTTAAATTCAGCCAAAATAGATAAGGCTTGCAGGAAGTTTGTTTTTGCTTCTGGAAACTCCTCTAATTCTTCAGCAACCCTGCCCAACTGGTGATAGGTCATTGCTTGGTTATAGCGATCGCCGAATTCAACAAAGATAGCGATCGCCTGTTGATAGTTTTTTCTCGCTTCTGCATACTCTCTCAATTCCTGGGCAACCCTGCCCAACTGGTGATAGGTCATTGCTTGGTTATAGCGATCGCCGAATTCAACAAAGATAGCGAGAGCCTGTTGATAGTTTTTTCTTGCTTCTTCATACTCTCTCAATTCCAACGCTACAGTTCCCAACTGGCCATAGGTTCCTGCTTGGTTATAGCGATCGCCGAATTCAACTTTGATAGCGAGAGCCTGTTGATAGTTTTTTCTCGCTTCTTCATACTCTCTCAATTCCTGAGCAATAGCACCCAAATTGTGATAGGTTCTTGCTTGGGAATGGCGATCGCCGAATTCAACAAAGATAGCGAGAGCCTGTTGATAGTTTTTTCTTGCTTCTTCATACTCTCTCAATTCCAACGCTACAGTTCCCAACTGGCCATAGGTTCCTGCTTGGTTATAGCGATCGCCGAATTCAACTTTGATAGCGAGAGCCTGTTGATAGTTTTTTCTCGCTTCTTCATACTCTCTCAAGAAATATTCAACATTGCCCAACTGGTGATAGGTTCCTGCTTGCTCATAGCGAAACGCTTCGCTACTGGGTAAACCCAGACCGCCGAATTCAACTTTGATAGCGAGAGCCTGTTGATAGTTTTTTCTCGCTTCTTCATACTCTCTCAAATGCTCAGCAACCATGCCCAACTGGTGATAGGTACTAGCACTCCATATTTTCTTATCTCGTTCTTCTGTTTTGCTTAGAACTTGATAGGATTCTAAAGTTATCTCAAAATAGTGCTTGGCCTGTTCATATTGCGTTAGGTCTTGATAACTTGTAGCGAGACGATGTAAAGCAAAGCCAATTTGATAACCTAATTCTCCTTGTTTAAATTCTTGAGAATAGTTTTCAAGACTATTACATACTGATTGAGCAGAAACATTTTTACTTTGAACATCATTAATCAACTCAAAATATTTATACAAACAAAAGAAAACATCAATACTTTCTTGATTGGCCAAACAAATTTGCAACGCCTGATAAAGATTTTCATACTCCAACCGACAAAAGAAAATTCCTAACTGTCGTTCCTGTGGCTCCTTCGATTCCATTAACTGATTATAGATATCTGCTAAACCTTGATAATAATTCTTAAAACCCGCTTGCAGAGCCTCACGAGTTGCTTTATCTAATGCGTTGAGTTTTGTCTTCAAAAAATAGGGAAAAACAGGTTGAATCGTTAATAATTCCTGTTCTTCGTCCATTGGTTCCAGTAAACCCCAATGAATCGCTTCTTGAATGGCCTCATCAAACAACGAAAAATCGTAAGCCTGAAACGGCTCTAATTTCCGTAATTCTTCA contains:
- a CDS encoding DUF433 domain-containing protein, whose amino-acid sequence is MNWETYIHSDPNILVGKPVIKGTRLSVEFILGLFAVGWTEQQILENYPTLTPDSLKAIFAFASESIRDLTLYPLPISREAS
- a CDS encoding DUF4926 domain-containing protein, whose product is MKLLDVVALLENIPHCQLYRGQVGTIVEVYEPDVFEVEFSDLNGRAYALETLNQNQLMVLYHHPIEQKELAFS